GTCCGACCGGCACAACGTTGAATTCGTCGTAATAGTTGTCGGCAGCCCAAGGATAAAGTACGTTGAGGCGGCTCTTAACCGTAAGCCCCGGTGCCACAATAAAAACATACTTGGAAAAGCGTGCATCCTGGGGATAGGTTATTTTGTTCAACACCTGCCAGGCAATCAGCATGGCCATGACGATGGTCTTGCCGGACCCGGTTGCCATTTTGGAGCATAGACGTTTAAAAGGTCCGCCGTCTGTGGGTATCTCTATCCCGACCTTTTGGTCATCGGGTGCTTCGGCAAGCCAGATCAGTGTCTCTATGGCTTCCATCTGGCAGAAAAAAAATATGCGGTATTCGCGTTCTTCCGGGTTTTGCCAGTGTTCCAGCAGACGCTTGGTGATTCCCGTAACACCGGGATATTCCGCTTTGCGCCAAGCGTCTAGACGGGATCTAATCTGATTTACCAGCGGAATTTCAATAAACATGCCGGGATCATCAAAGGCTTTTGAGCTCTGGGAAGCAACCACATAGCCGGCCGGTCGCCGGCCGTCCATGAGCGTAAACAACCGGGTTTCCCGGTCGTAGCTCCAGTACTGCTTGGGTTCTTCATAGGGCGAATTGATGATGAGCCGGTCGATAGTTGATTTCATGGCACATCCTCTGCTGGAACGATACGTTCGAGTGCAGAGATTTTTTCTCTGGAAAAATCAATTCCTATTTTTCTCATCAGTCGATCTCCATAATCTTCAAACTCTCTATACCACGATCATCTATAATTTTAACAGCGATGCGACGGTTGTCTCCTATTTCAAACGGTAAAGATATTGTTCCCCGGTAGGCTTCGATCAGATCCGGGTCAATCTCGGCCTTCAGGTTTTTGGCCAGGCGCGACCAGCCGTCTGTTTCACCGGACATGGGGAAAAACACCTGTTTAGGGAAAAGGCTGCGGCCGTCATAATCGGTATCCAACATCCACAACGCGATCTTTTCGTTGCCGCCGGATTCAATAATTCCGGTCTTGGTATTGTAATAATCAAAACCCAGCACTTCCACGCGATATTTGCCCTGATCATCGCCTTCTTCAATTTTATCCACCCGCACATCCGGCTGGCCCATGAGCCAAAAGCTTTCGTTGCTGGCCCGCTTCTTTTTCAGATCCTCGGTTAAAAGATCGGCGTTCATCTGGGCCTTGAGCAGGGTCACCCCCGGCCAGTCGGTCTCGTCGATATCTTTGGCCGCCTCAGGATCGAACTGAAAAGCGGCAAATACAATGATCCTGGGTTTGGGAACAAGTAACTGGGCCTCCTCGATGGCCAGCCCCACCTGGCGCTGCTCCAGCGGAGCATGTTCAGGGCCGAAAGAAATCACCGCTCGAACCGGTTGACCGTACACACCGGGCTGTTCCCGCACGGAATCCGCGCCCCGATCATTGGGTTTGGTTTCAGCTTCGGCATGCAGCCAGCGGGTTGCGGGCAGCGGCTCCACCCGCGAAAACAAAATAAACTGGCCGTATTTGCCGCGAATGCCGGTCCTGAGCAGCTCATCCCGCCACTGCGCATGGCGCAGGGTTTCGCCTGAGCGGGCGATGGATTCGTCGGCAGGAATCTGCATGTCGCTGTAAAGGCTGATGTCGTCCAAAGGTCTTACCATCGGCGCCGGCACAGCCTCCACGGTAAAAGGACCGCTGACCCTTGCCCTGGATTTGTCTGCGAACGGCTGGTCATACAATGTTTCCTGGCCATAAGGCTCATTGTTGGCAATCGCTTTTAAGGTGATATGGGGTACGGTTTTATAATTAAAACCGCTGCCTACCCCTTCTGTTGGATGGGCCAGTTCGTAATAGTCGAACAGGGCAGTCATGAGCCGCTGCTTGGCCAAGGTAACCGCCACCCTGGATGTATCGCAGGTAATCCAGCGCCGGCCCCATTGCTCGGCCACATAAGCTGTGGTGCCGGACCCGCAGGTGGGGTCAAAGACCAGGTCACCGGGGTCGGTGGTCATGAGAAGGCAGCGAGCAATGACTTTGGTATTTGTTTGGACAACGTATATCTTTTGAGCAACAAAGCTCCCCAACTGCGTGTCTGCCCAAAGGTTTCCAATCGGTGAAACTGGATAATCATCTTCGTATCTCTTATATCGCAATTGTCGTCCAAAATCATATAACCGATTGGACTTATATAGGTTCTCCATTCCTTTTTCAGTTGTACTCCAATGACGGCCAGGAGGTGGAACAAAATTCTTTTTTTTAAATTGAAAAACAAATCTGCCTGTATCTGTCTCTCCTTGCGACGTCAAATCACGAAGCAAAAATCTCCTGCCATCTTCCTCATATTTAAAATAGGATTTGGAGGTCTGATCTAATTCAGAAAAAAGCTGATGATATTTGGCTTTTGATTTTTCTTTAGCATACCAAAGAATTCGATCATAAATGCAGTCGATCAAACTTGCGCCTCTCCCAGTGGTTGTTGCAAAAGCGATCTCGCTAACAAAATTCCCTACCCCAAATACCTCATCCATCAGGTTTCTGACCAAATGAACATTCTCATCGCTGATCTGCACAAAGATGCTGCCGCTTTCGGTCAATAGTTCCCTGGACAGCAACAACCTATCCCGCAGATAGGTAAGATAGGAATGAATTCCCAGTTCCCAGGTATCGCGAAATGCCTTGATCATCTCCGGCTCGGCAGTCAGGTCCTCATCCTTGCCGTCTTTGACATCGCGCTTATTCACGAAGGGCTGGAAATTCGAGCCGTACTTGATGCCGTAAGGCGGGTCGATGTAAATCATTTGCACCTTGCCGGCCAGCCCTTCTTTTTCCAGCAGGGAATTCATCACCAGCAGGCTGTCACCGGCAATCAGGCGATTGGACCAGTTGTGCTTGTGCTTGTAGAATTCGATGGCTTCCCTGATCGGCGGATTTTCTTCAGGAGTTGCAAACAGGGAAAGCTGTTGCGGCTTTGGCCCGTTGGTTTTGCGCACGGCCTCGATAATGGTGCGGGGATCGATGCGTTCATGTACGTGCAGGGATACTGTCGGCACTTCAAACGACGTATGCTCGGCCTTGCCGGCCCATTGCAAACTGGGGTCGATATGCGGATCATGGGCATAAGTCTTTTTACCGGTTTCTTTATCGGTATCCGGGGTCACCAGACCGACCGGTGGGTTGTTGACCCGCTTTTTGCCCTTGTGATCATACTGTTCGATCGGCTTTTTAGCGCTTTTTTTCTTACCTGCCATCCAATCCACCTTTTATACATTTCTTTAAGCTTTCTATATTACCTTCCTTGCTATAGTTATTTGTAAACTTTTTTATATTTCTTTATAACCCAAATCTGCCGTCTTTACTATAATTTTTGTTAAGACCATAGAGACCGCAGTTGCCAAAACTGCCTAATACAGTATTATTATTATAATTTATACGTGCCTTGAAATGTTATTAACTTGTTGACATCATAATAAAAACCAAGTAAGCTTAAAATAAAAGTACGTTTTAAGTTTATTTGTTCCACCAAAAGTGCTTATTCCAAAATGTTAACTGGAAAAGAAAAACTTATAGACGATCTTTCTGCTGGGGAAGAGTTTTACTTTCAGTGGCATATCACTGAAAGGTGTAACAGGGCGTGCAAGCACTGTTATCAGGATGGCCATGGGACAGCAGAACTCGCACTTACAGACCTTCTGACCGTCATCGATTGCATGGAGGAGGCTGTTCGAAAGTGGGGGAGAAAGGGAACGCTTTCCCTGACCGGCGGGGAACCTTTTATCCGACGGAATGACCTTCACGCGTTGATGAACCGAATAGATGAATCAGAATGTCTGGTCTACTACGATATTTTGACCAATGGAT
The sequence above is a segment of the Candidatus Desulfatibia profunda genome. Coding sequences within it:
- a CDS encoding site-specific DNA-methyltransferase, with the protein product MAGKKKSAKKPIEQYDHKGKKRVNNPPVGLVTPDTDKETGKKTYAHDPHIDPSLQWAGKAEHTSFEVPTVSLHVHERIDPRTIIEAVRKTNGPKPQQLSLFATPEENPPIREAIEFYKHKHNWSNRLIAGDSLLVMNSLLEKEGLAGKVQMIYIDPPYGIKYGSNFQPFVNKRDVKDGKDEDLTAEPEMIKAFRDTWELGIHSYLTYLRDRLLLSRELLTESGSIFVQISDENVHLVRNLMDEVFGVGNFVSEIAFATTTGRGASLIDCIYDRILWYAKEKSKAKYHQLFSELDQTSKSYFKYEEDGRRFLLRDLTSQGETDTGRFVFQFKKKNFVPPPGRHWSTTEKGMENLYKSNRLYDFGRQLRYKRYEDDYPVSPIGNLWADTQLGSFVAQKIYVVQTNTKVIARCLLMTTDPGDLVFDPTCGSGTTAYVAEQWGRRWITCDTSRVAVTLAKQRLMTALFDYYELAHPTEGVGSGFNYKTVPHITLKAIANNEPYGQETLYDQPFADKSRARVSGPFTVEAVPAPMVRPLDDISLYSDMQIPADESIARSGETLRHAQWRDELLRTGIRGKYGQFILFSRVEPLPATRWLHAEAETKPNDRGADSVREQPGVYGQPVRAVISFGPEHAPLEQRQVGLAIEEAQLLVPKPRIIVFAAFQFDPEAAKDIDETDWPGVTLLKAQMNADLLTEDLKKKRASNESFWLMGQPDVRVDKIEEGDDQGKYRVEVLGFDYYNTKTGIIESGGNEKIALWMLDTDYDGRSLFPKQVFFPMSGETDGWSRLAKNLKAEIDPDLIEAYRGTISLPFEIGDNRRIAVKIIDDRGIESLKIMEID